Proteins co-encoded in one bacterium genomic window:
- a CDS encoding formylglycine-generating enzyme family protein, with translation MKTRALRAQPVLWLCLLFGIVGLAIAHDTAGSLATTASVHVDAGVFTMGDIADEGREFDQPAHKVRISGFAISRKETTRQEFCTFLNLIGATGPSSSGTVGVKTGIYAELTKSGIEFVDGKYCPTRDGRLPVIVTWQGADAYCRFVGGRLPTEAEWEYACRAGTTSGYPWGDRFDESLANGRGTSDEMKVDLVSKTVNKQGGEVRT, from the coding sequence ATGAAAACGAGAGCGTTGAGGGCCCAGCCAGTATTGTGGCTTTGTCTGTTGTTTGGTATAGTGGGGCTAGCGATAGCCCATGACACGGCCGGCAGTCTGGCGACCACTGCGAGTGTGCATGTCGATGCCGGTGTGTTCACTATGGGTGACATAGCGGACGAAGGCCGTGAATTCGACCAGCCCGCTCACAAGGTGAGAATCTCCGGTTTTGCGATTTCGCGCAAGGAGACAACCAGGCAAGAATTCTGCACATTCTTGAATCTGATTGGGGCGACAGGGCCTAGTTCTTCCGGGACGGTTGGGGTGAAGACCGGCATCTATGCAGAGCTGACGAAGTCCGGTATTGAGTTCGTGGATGGTAAGTATTGCCCGACCCGGGACGGCCGGTTGCCTGTGATCGTCACGTGGCAGGGCGCTGACGCCTACTGCCGGTTTGTGGGAGGTCGGTTGCCGACGGAGGCGGAATGGGAATACGCATGCAGGGCGGGCACCACAAGTGGTTACCCGTGGGGAGACCGATTCGACGAGTCCCTGGCCAACGGACGGGGGACAAGTGACGAGATGAAGGTAGACCTCGTTTCCAAGACGGTCAACAAGCAGGGCGGAGAAGTGCGGACGTA
- a CDS encoding RHS repeat-associated core domain-containing protein, giving the protein MIERAAGAEALRQTDALSRYSEFTYDAVGNLSTKTDPLGNTTTFTYDALNRLVQKEYEDDSYVAYEFDASGNMTEASDGTITFEFTYDAENKPTKVRDDTQGLEIEYSYDDNGNLLWIEDTSNSKSNYYYDALNRVTDITNGSTFATIEYATCCSIRAKLTLGNGCYTEYEYDDAKRLTKITNKKSNGTVISSWDYAYDDVGNVTSQTDKDSLATSYTYDDIYRLTHVNYPSGSDYGYDYDAVGNRTKMSEYTTSTITTTYTYDNADELTQYTTSTLTMSFGYASDGCLVSKSDGSDTWTYDWDYERRLAGFKKNGATLVEYAYNPTGMRRYSSDSTLGLTNYFWSGGHVLADYSSNWSLTRSYIFGPRVDEMIAMIDRTTDPNVTHYFTRDRLGSTRELVNASETLMTRYDYDAWGSPTETQLSGSVSSRYRFTGRSLDPTSGLYNYRARHYDDGLGRFTSRDPLYRGCRSRIDRYVYVGNNPATMVDPLGLTGVAWVPSGMTASYGSQDGDPDGDSCETACNKCCSSIGCATLGMKCGCDCRSSGEGSCTCRCGCEDYHVASEDPESSQVQPRDARYEVGVWGRWDQRRAVSQLVSPGAWIYGS; this is encoded by the coding sequence TTGATTGAGCGTGCTGCGGGAGCGGAGGCTCTCCGCCAAACTGACGCGTTGAGTAGGTATTCGGAGTTCACATACGATGCGGTCGGGAACCTGAGCACCAAGACGGACCCGTTAGGTAACACGACCACGTTCACCTACGACGCCCTAAATCGCCTCGTGCAGAAAGAATACGAGGACGACAGCTACGTAGCATACGAGTTCGATGCGAGCGGCAACATGACCGAGGCGTCGGACGGGACGATCACGTTTGAGTTCACTTACGATGCTGAGAACAAGCCCACAAAGGTTCGGGATGACACGCAGGGCCTCGAGATCGAGTATTCCTACGATGACAACGGGAACCTGCTCTGGATCGAGGACACGTCAAATAGTAAGAGCAACTACTATTATGATGCGTTGAACCGGGTTACGGACATCACGAATGGCTCGACCTTCGCCACGATCGAATACGCCACCTGCTGCTCGATCCGGGCGAAACTGACGCTTGGGAATGGCTGCTACACCGAATACGAATACGATGACGCCAAGCGCCTCACCAAGATCACGAACAAGAAGTCGAATGGGACGGTGATCAGCTCGTGGGACTATGCGTATGACGATGTGGGCAACGTAACGAGCCAGACGGACAAGGACAGCTTGGCTACGAGCTACACCTACGACGACATCTATCGGCTGACGCATGTCAACTACCCGTCTGGGTCTGATTATGGCTACGACTATGACGCGGTCGGCAACCGCACGAAGATGTCCGAATACACCACCTCGACGATCACCACGACCTACACCTATGACAATGCGGACGAGCTGACCCAATACACGACGAGCACCCTCACGATGTCATTCGGGTATGCTTCGGACGGGTGTCTGGTGAGCAAGTCGGACGGGTCGGATACGTGGACCTACGACTGGGACTACGAGCGGCGGCTTGCTGGCTTCAAGAAGAACGGCGCCACCCTCGTTGAGTATGCCTACAACCCCACCGGCATGAGGCGCTATTCGTCCGATTCGACGCTGGGCCTGACCAACTACTTCTGGTCGGGCGGGCATGTCCTGGCGGACTACAGCAGCAACTGGAGCCTGACGCGGTCGTATATCTTCGGCCCGAGGGTGGATGAGATGATTGCGATGATCGACCGCACAACCGACCCGAACGTGACCCACTACTTCACACGCGATCGGCTGGGTTCGACCCGCGAGCTGGTCAACGCTTCGGAGACCCTCATGACCCGCTACGATTACGACGCGTGGGGTTCCCCGACTGAGACGCAGCTGTCGGGTAGCGTGAGCAGCCGTTATCGTTTCACAGGGCGGTCGCTTGATCCCACCTCGGGCCTCTACAATTACCGGGCGAGGCATTACGATGACGGGCTTGGGCGCTTCACCTCTCGCGACCCGCTGTATAGGGGTTGCCGCAGCCGCATTGACAGGTATGTTTACGTGGGCAACAATCCCGCCACGATGGTTGACCCACTGGGCCTGACCGGCGTGGCCTGGGTTCCATCAGGCATGACAGCCAGCTATGGGTCACAAGACGGGGACCCTGACGGGGATTCGTGCGAAACGGCGTGCAACAAATGCTGTAGCAGCATAGGCTGTGCCACGCTTGGCATGAAATGTGGTTGTGACTGTCGGAGTTCCGGGGAGGGTTCTTGCACGTGCAGGTGTGGGTGCGAAGATTACCATGTTGCTTCAGAAGACCCCGAAAGCTCACAGGTCCAGCCAAGGGACGCACGATATGAAGTCGGTGTATGGGGCCGGTGGGACCAGAGACGGGCGGTGAGCCAACTAGTGAGCCCTGGAGCCTGGATCTATGGATCATAG